The Methylorubrum populi genome contains a region encoding:
- a CDS encoding cobalamin-dependent protein (Presence of a B(12) (cobalamin)-binding domain implies dependence on cobalamin itself, in one of its several forms, or in some unusual lineages, dependence on a cobalamin-like analog.), translating into MGGWRHFGERLELPALAPGCGALAESLAASAFDCTPDAEGMRGRLASVVEAEILPRLMLAHRDRRLTAVPASDHRPAAEEVERLCGLLLARADTDLAPHLLRFLDRGLTLEGVLVELLAPVARHLGRLWEEDACDFLQVTVALGRLQAAARDLCLRFENDAVEPAGRSVLLLPCPGESHVFCLSIVAAVFREAGWDVTIAGPGSDPETLIGSDWFDVVGLTLSCDVYLPAMPVAIRTLRTASCNPAVKVLVGGPYFARNPNQTRLVGADATVEDARLAPLIAESLLEMRARAC; encoded by the coding sequence ATGGGAGGCTGGAGGCATTTCGGCGAGCGCCTTGAGCTTCCGGCCCTGGCACCGGGATGCGGTGCTCTGGCGGAGTCGCTGGCGGCCTCGGCCTTCGATTGCACGCCCGACGCGGAGGGGATGCGCGGCCGGCTGGCCAGCGTGGTCGAGGCCGAGATCCTTCCCCGCCTGATGCTGGCCCACCGCGATCGCAGACTCACCGCGGTTCCGGCTTCGGACCATCGGCCTGCGGCAGAAGAGGTCGAGCGTCTCTGCGGCCTGCTCCTCGCTCGGGCGGATACCGACCTCGCTCCGCATCTCCTGCGCTTCCTCGACCGGGGACTGACGCTCGAAGGCGTGCTGGTCGAACTCCTCGCGCCGGTCGCCCGGCATCTCGGGCGTCTCTGGGAGGAGGATGCCTGCGACTTCCTGCAGGTGACGGTCGCTCTCGGCCGCCTTCAGGCGGCGGCGCGCGACCTCTGCCTGCGGTTCGAGAACGATGCCGTCGAGCCCGCCGGGCGCAGCGTTCTGCTCCTGCCCTGCCCGGGCGAATCCCACGTCTTCTGCCTGTCGATCGTCGCGGCCGTCTTTCGCGAGGCGGGATGGGACGTGACCATCGCCGGCCCCGGATCCGACCCGGAGACGCTGATCGGCTCCGATTGGTTCGACGTGGTCGGCCTGACGCTGTCCTGCGACGTATACCTGCCCGCGATGCCGGTCGCGATCCGCACCTTGCGGACCGCCTCGTGCAATCCCGCCGTCAAGGTTCTGGTCGGCGGTCCCTATTTCGCTCGGAATCCGAACCAGACGCGCCTCGTCGGCGCGGACGCCACGGTGGAGGACGCGCGCCTCGCGCCGCTGATCGCCGAAAGCTTGCTTGAAATGCGCGCGCGGGCCTGTTGA
- a CDS encoding ferredoxin:protochlorophyllide reductase (ATP-dependent) subunit N, whose amino-acid sequence MNAHAPVPAAACGVAIRSERGQRAVFCGLTGIVWLHRKIQDAFFLVVGSRTCAHLIQSAAGVMIFAEPRFATAIIDERDLAGLADMNEELDRVVTRLIERRPDIRLLFLVGSCPSEVIKLDLSHAALRLSQRLAPDVRVLNYSGSGIETTFTQGEDACLAALVPELPAAGPADGDTLLVVGALADVVEDQFARLFSALGIAVRFFPARRAGQMPPIGRGTRLLLAQPFLAQTARALEERGAKCIAAPFPLGAEGTTAWLRAAARAFAVDPARFESVTAPGLRRARQALAAHREKLAGKRVFFFPDSQLEVPLARFLSRELGAALIEVGTPYLHRGHLAAEIALLPGGTAVVEGQSLDDGLDRCRAARPDLTVCGLGLANPLEAEGLSTKWSIELLFTPIQGYEQAGDLAELFARPLDRRARLEV is encoded by the coding sequence GTGAACGCGCATGCGCCCGTTCCCGCTGCCGCCTGCGGCGTCGCGATCCGCTCCGAGCGGGGGCAGCGGGCGGTGTTCTGCGGGCTCACCGGCATCGTCTGGCTGCATCGCAAGATCCAGGACGCGTTCTTCCTCGTCGTGGGCTCGCGCACCTGCGCCCACCTGATCCAGTCGGCGGCCGGCGTGATGATCTTCGCCGAGCCGCGCTTCGCGACCGCCATCATCGACGAGCGCGACCTCGCCGGCCTTGCCGACATGAACGAGGAACTCGACCGGGTCGTCACCCGCCTGATCGAGCGGCGGCCCGACATCCGGCTGCTGTTTCTCGTCGGCTCCTGCCCCTCGGAAGTGATCAAGCTCGACCTGTCGCACGCAGCCCTGCGGCTGTCGCAGCGGCTGGCACCGGACGTGCGGGTGCTGAACTATTCGGGGTCGGGCATCGAGACGACGTTCACGCAGGGCGAGGATGCCTGCCTCGCCGCGCTGGTGCCGGAGCTGCCCGCGGCCGGGCCGGCGGACGGCGACACGCTGCTCGTCGTCGGCGCGCTCGCCGACGTGGTCGAGGACCAGTTCGCGCGGCTGTTTTCCGCCCTCGGCATCGCGGTCCGGTTCTTCCCGGCGCGCCGGGCGGGACAGATGCCCCCGATCGGCCGCGGCACGCGCCTGCTCCTGGCCCAGCCCTTCCTCGCACAGACCGCGCGGGCGCTCGAAGAGCGGGGCGCCAAGTGCATCGCCGCGCCGTTCCCCCTCGGGGCCGAGGGCACGACCGCGTGGCTGCGCGCTGCGGCGCGAGCGTTCGCCGTCGATCCGGCCCGCTTCGAATCGGTGACGGCGCCGGGCCTGCGGCGGGCGCGGCAGGCGCTGGCGGCCCACCGTGAAAAACTCGCGGGCAAGCGCGTGTTCTTCTTCCCCGATTCGCAGCTCGAAGTGCCGCTCGCCCGCTTCCTCTCGCGGGAACTCGGCGCGGCACTGATCGAGGTCGGCACACCCTACCTGCATCGCGGCCACCTGGCGGCCGAGATCGCGCTGCTGCCCGGCGGGACGGCGGTGGTGGAGGGCCAGAGTCTCGACGACGGACTCGACCGCTGCCGGGCGGCGCGCCCCGACCTCACGGTCTGCGGCCTCGGCCTCGCCAACCCGCTGGAGGCGGAGGGGCTGAGCACGAAGTGGTCGATCGAACTCCTGTTCACGCCGATCCAGGGCTACGAGCAGGCCGGCGACCTCGCCGAACTGTTCGCGCGCCCGCTCGACCGGCGCGCGCGGCTGGAGGTGTAG
- the bchB gene encoding ferredoxin:protochlorophyllide reductase (ATP-dependent) subunit B — translation MQLTVWTYEGPPHIGAMRVATAMEGLHYVLHAPQGDTYADLLFTMIERRAKRPPVTYTTFQAQDLGRDTAALFKDAVAAAHERFRPQAMIVGASCTAELIQDDPGGLARALDLPIPIIPLELPAYQKKENWGASETFYRLVRALSGAPVARPSREAGRPSCNILGPAALGFRHRDDLIEIRKILDGLGIAVNVVAPLGATPADLGRLGAADFNVVLYPEIARSAAQYLEKAHGQPFVDVVPIGVGATTRFVNAVAALAKVDPGPVLADASSRLPWYARSVDSTYLTAKRVFVFGDATHALAIARVATQELGFELVGLGSYTREFAREVRAEAALHGIEATITDDYLDVEAAIQAASPELVLGTQMERHVAKRLGIPCAVISAPVHVQDFPARHSPQMGFEGANVLFDTLVHPLMMGLEEHLLGMFRDDPEFHDGAAPSHLGRGPGRSAEAVERAPEATPPAPASAPIRVEGLDAIRTAWAPDAEKELRKIPFFVRGKARANTERFARERQLPLITLETLYDAKAHFGR, via the coding sequence ATGCAACTCACCGTCTGGACCTACGAGGGACCGCCGCATATCGGCGCCATGCGGGTCGCCACCGCGATGGAGGGCCTGCACTACGTGCTGCACGCGCCGCAGGGCGACACCTACGCCGACCTCCTGTTCACGATGATCGAGCGGCGCGCCAAGCGCCCGCCGGTCACCTACACCACCTTCCAGGCCCAGGATCTCGGCCGCGACACCGCGGCGCTGTTCAAGGACGCCGTCGCCGCCGCCCACGAGCGCTTCCGGCCGCAGGCGATGATCGTCGGCGCCTCCTGCACGGCGGAGCTGATCCAGGACGATCCCGGCGGCCTCGCCCGGGCGCTCGATCTGCCGATCCCGATCATCCCGCTCGAACTGCCGGCCTACCAGAAGAAGGAGAACTGGGGCGCCTCCGAGACCTTCTATCGATTGGTGCGGGCCCTGTCCGGTGCGCCCGTCGCGCGGCCCTCCCGCGAGGCCGGCCGGCCCTCGTGCAACATCCTCGGCCCCGCCGCGCTCGGCTTCCGCCACCGCGACGACCTGATCGAGATCCGCAAGATCCTCGACGGGCTCGGCATCGCCGTGAACGTGGTCGCGCCGCTCGGTGCGACGCCCGCCGATCTCGGACGGCTGGGTGCGGCCGACTTCAACGTCGTGCTCTATCCCGAGATCGCGCGAAGCGCCGCCCAGTATCTGGAGAAGGCGCACGGCCAGCCCTTCGTCGACGTGGTGCCGATCGGCGTCGGCGCGACGACGCGGTTCGTGAACGCCGTGGCGGCGCTCGCGAAGGTCGATCCCGGCCCCGTCCTCGCCGACGCGTCCTCGCGCCTGCCCTGGTACGCACGCTCGGTCGATTCGACCTACCTGACGGCCAAGCGCGTCTTCGTGTTCGGGGACGCCACCCACGCCCTGGCCATCGCCCGCGTCGCGACGCAGGAACTCGGCTTCGAGCTGGTGGGCCTCGGCAGCTACACCCGCGAGTTCGCCCGCGAGGTGCGGGCGGAGGCGGCGCTCCACGGCATCGAGGCGACGATCACCGACGACTACCTCGACGTCGAGGCGGCGATCCAGGCGGCCTCGCCCGAACTGGTGCTCGGCACGCAGATGGAGCGCCACGTCGCCAAGCGGCTCGGGATTCCCTGCGCGGTGATCTCGGCGCCGGTCCACGTGCAGGATTTTCCCGCCCGGCACTCGCCGCAGATGGGCTTCGAGGGCGCCAACGTCCTGTTCGACACGCTCGTCCACCCCCTGATGATGGGGCTGGAGGAACATCTCCTCGGGATGTTCCGCGACGATCCCGAATTCCACGATGGCGCCGCCCCCTCGCATCTCGGCCGCGGGCCGGGCAGGTCCGCAGAAGCCGTGGAACGGGCGCCGGAGGCCACGCCCCCCGCTCCGGCGTCCGCACCGATCCGCGTCGAGGGTCTCGACGCGATCCGCACCGCCTGGGCCCCCGATGCCGAGAAGGAGCTGAGGAAGATTCCGTTCTTCGTGCGCGGAAAGGCCCGCGCCAACACCGAGCGCTTCGCCCGCGAGCGGCAGCTCCCGCTCATCACCCTCGAGACCCTCTACGATGCCAAGGCGCATTTCGGCCGATAG
- the bchF gene encoding 2-vinyl bacteriochlorophyllide hydratase, with protein sequence MRQRQGRHRPLYTSAERQRRDASPWTLVQGVLAPLQFLVFLASLGLVLRTLATGQGAEAANASVVVKTLVLYAIMVTGSIWEKAVFGRYLFARAFFWEDVFSMLVLALHTAYLVALATGLLDVPGLLALALAAYAAYLVNAGQFLLKLRAARLEAPPSTAFAGEGAR encoded by the coding sequence ATGCGTCAGCGCCAGGGCCGGCACAGACCGCTCTACACGAGCGCGGAACGTCAGCGGCGCGACGCCTCGCCGTGGACGCTGGTGCAGGGCGTGCTGGCACCCCTGCAGTTCCTCGTCTTCCTGGCGAGCCTCGGGCTGGTGCTGCGCACGCTCGCCACGGGGCAGGGGGCGGAGGCCGCCAACGCCTCCGTCGTCGTCAAGACGCTCGTCCTCTACGCGATCATGGTGACCGGCTCGATCTGGGAGAAGGCCGTGTTCGGCCGCTACCTGTTCGCGCGGGCCTTCTTCTGGGAGGACGTGTTCAGCATGCTCGTGCTGGCGCTGCACACGGCCTATCTCGTCGCGCTCGCCACCGGTCTTCTCGATGTGCCCGGCCTGCTCGCCCTGGCGCTCGCAGCCTACGCGGCCTACCTCGTCAATGCCGGCCAGTTCCTGCTGAAACTGCGCGCGGCCCGCCTCGAAGCGCCGCCCTCCACCGCCTTCGCCGGGGAGGGCGCCCGGTGA